The proteins below are encoded in one region of Arthrobacter sp. CJ23:
- a CDS encoding ABC transporter permease — protein MTTLIEVPDVEPGTAAPKSKSAPGGGLGKYIVIRFFLIIPTIFILVTLVFFLMRVIGDPITASQGGRLPPDVLAQRIHDAGYDRPILVQYFEYLGQLITGNFGTTITDRRPVVEMLTTFGAATLELSINALLVALLVGIPLGLIAAQRRDKTTDAFLRCFAILCYATPVFFSGLLLKLTFSVWLGWLPVAGRVSTRTELAMGGLANPSGIYWLDALRSGNFAALGDVMSHAVLPAVALGLLTAGVFLRLVRTNVIGTLGKDYVEAGRSRGVSEYRLLTKHAYKPALIPIITVMGLQIALMLGGAVLTETTFEWKGLGYQLVQYLNARDFVAVQGIVVLLAVIVAVTNFVVDIVAALIDPRVRY, from the coding sequence ATGACAACGCTTATTGAGGTGCCCGACGTAGAGCCGGGAACCGCTGCTCCGAAGAGCAAATCAGCACCGGGCGGAGGGCTGGGGAAGTACATCGTCATCAGGTTCTTCCTGATCATCCCCACGATCTTCATCCTGGTGACGCTGGTCTTCTTCCTGATGCGGGTCATCGGCGACCCCATCACCGCTTCCCAGGGCGGCCGGCTTCCCCCGGATGTCCTCGCACAGCGCATCCACGACGCCGGCTACGACCGCCCGATCCTGGTCCAGTACTTCGAATACCTGGGCCAGCTGATCACGGGCAACTTCGGCACCACCATCACCGACCGCCGGCCGGTCGTCGAAATGCTGACAACCTTCGGCGCGGCGACCCTCGAACTGAGCATCAACGCGTTGCTGGTGGCTCTACTGGTCGGCATTCCGCTCGGCCTGATCGCCGCACAGCGCCGCGACAAGACCACGGACGCCTTCCTGCGCTGCTTCGCGATCCTTTGCTACGCCACTCCCGTGTTCTTCTCCGGGCTGCTGCTGAAGCTGACCTTCTCCGTCTGGCTCGGCTGGTTGCCGGTGGCCGGGCGTGTTTCCACACGCACCGAACTTGCCATGGGGGGCCTTGCCAATCCGAGCGGCATCTATTGGCTCGACGCCCTGCGCAGCGGCAACTTCGCCGCCCTCGGCGATGTGATGTCCCATGCCGTTCTGCCCGCCGTTGCCCTCGGCCTGCTCACCGCCGGGGTCTTCCTGCGGCTGGTCCGCACCAACGTGATCGGCACGCTCGGAAAGGACTATGTGGAGGCCGGCCGCTCCCGCGGCGTCAGTGAGTACCGCTTGCTGACCAAGCACGCCTACAAGCCGGCGCTGATCCCTATCATCACTGTCATGGGCCTGCAGATCGCGCTCATGCTCGGCGGCGCTGTGCTGACCGAAACGACGTTTGAGTGGAAGGGCCTTGGCTACCAGCTCGTCCAGTACCTGAACGCCCGCGACTTCGTGGCTGTCCAGGGCATCGTTGTGCTGCTGGCCGTCATTGTCGCCGTCACCAACTTCGTGGTGGACATCGTGGCTGCCTTGATCGACCCCCGAGTGAGGTACTGA